A portion of the Mesoplasma entomophilum genome contains these proteins:
- a CDS encoding ABC transporter ATP-binding protein gives MKNIIEISNLRKAFKNKVVLDNLNLDIKEGERVAIMGANGCGKTTLVEMIAQFNNPDKGTIKINLEGNIKNEIGIQLQTGDWPAGITPLDMLAFYRSIYPKFTKEWESTIAEVFDIKEFIKTPLKKLSGGQKQRFNAMISVMNNPKIVILDELTTGLDMELQYKITDFFRDSVKKYKQTLLLVSHHPEEVEILCDRIIIIKDGRIFFDKKISEVIKKYGSVRDLMNLFFKGEIK, from the coding sequence ATGAAAAATATAATTGAAATAAGTAATTTGAGAAAAGCATTTAAAAATAAAGTTGTATTAGATAATTTGAACCTTGATATTAAAGAAGGCGAAAGAGTAGCAATTATGGGTGCAAATGGTTGTGGTAAAACAACTTTAGTGGAAATGATAGCTCAATTCAACAATCCGGATAAGGGAACAATAAAAATTAATTTAGAAGGTAACATTAAAAATGAAATTGGAATTCAATTACAAACAGGTGATTGACCAGCGGGAATAACACCATTAGACATGTTAGCTTTTTACAGAAGTATATATCCTAAATTTACAAAAGAATGAGAAAGCACAATTGCTGAAGTTTTTGATATTAAAGAATTTATCAAGACACCATTAAAAAAACTTTCAGGTGGTCAAAAACAAAGATTTAATGCAATGATTTCTGTCATGAATAATCCCAAAATTGTTATATTAGATGAACTAACAACGGGATTAGATATGGAACTTCAATACAAAATAACAGACTTTTTTAGAGATAGCGTTAAAAAATATAAGCAAACGTTATTACTTGTTTCTCACCATCCAGAAGAAGTTGAAATTTTATGTGACAGAATAATAATAATTAAAGATGGCAGAATTTTCTTTGACAAAAAGATTTCTGAAGTAATAAAAAAATATGGATCAGTTAGAGACTTAATGAATTTATTCTTTAAAGGAGAAATAAAATAA
- the rpoE gene encoding DNA-directed RNA polymerase subunit delta yields the protein MESLSNIDLVYEVLKKRKNPMKLMAIWEAIKDKAINHKNDENEAIADLYSDLVLDVRFALSTKGEWALSDDSKIEDVKKKFDSKPIKKKTTETDDEIEGTLSEDDDDENPEVYDDLFVEEEEDDSTSIYYNEDEDENM from the coding sequence ATGGAAAGTTTATCAAATATTGATTTAGTTTACGAAGTTTTAAAAAAACGCAAAAATCCAATGAAATTAATGGCTATTTGAGAAGCAATCAAAGATAAAGCAATTAATCACAAAAATGATGAAAATGAAGCTATTGCTGATTTATATAGTGATTTAGTTCTTGATGTTAGATTTGCTCTTTCTACTAAAGGTGAGTGAGCTTTAAGCGATGATTCAAAAATTGAAGATGTTAAGAAAAAGTTTGACTCAAAACCAATTAAAAAGAAAACAACTGAAACTGATGACGAGATAGAGGGTACATTATCAGAAGATGATGATGATGAAAATCCTGAAGTTTACGACGATCTTTTCGTTGAAGAAGAAGAAGACGATTCAACTTCAATTTATTATAATGAAGATGAAGACGAAAATATGTAA
- a CDS encoding DHH family phosphoesterase, which produces MKEINYKLLVKKIKKYNNIIILKHIRPDWDAQGSSMGLAYLIQENFAGKTIIVPGDRLDDNKDFYKEKISDEFIKSALVITVDTATKARLDFDGYDMAIETFKIDHHVNIDPYAKNEIVHETAMACTEVITLWAEAMKLKWNSNAASNLYKGLVTDSGRFLFPNTSYKTFNAAKILLENGANLKEVHDSLFVSDLKRKQYANFAFSKLVLSKKGVGHITITKEDQKPWKYSYEQIKSALGTMSGIDEIKIWVLVIELDDEIKVSIRSRDFEIDKVANKYDGGGHKLASGCKLKTLSDITKLVKDLDAVITKGSK; this is translated from the coding sequence ATGAAAGAAATAAACTACAAATTATTAGTTAAAAAAATTAAAAAATATAACAATATTATTATTTTAAAACATATTAGACCAGATTGAGACGCACAAGGTAGCTCAATGGGCCTAGCATATTTAATTCAAGAAAATTTTGCAGGAAAAACAATTATTGTTCCTGGGGATAGATTAGATGATAATAAAGATTTCTACAAAGAAAAAATATCAGATGAATTTATCAAATCAGCTTTAGTTATTACAGTTGATACAGCAACAAAAGCAAGATTGGATTTTGACGGATACGATATGGCAATTGAAACATTTAAAATAGATCATCACGTTAATATAGATCCTTATGCAAAAAATGAAATTGTTCATGAAACAGCAATGGCGTGTACAGAAGTTATTACATTATGAGCAGAAGCTATGAAATTAAAATGAAATTCAAACGCAGCGTCAAATTTATATAAAGGATTAGTAACTGATAGTGGAAGATTTTTATTTCCTAACACAAGTTATAAAACTTTTAATGCAGCTAAGATTTTACTTGAAAACGGTGCAAATTTAAAAGAAGTTCATGATTCATTATTTGTTTCTGATTTAAAAAGAAAACAATACGCAAATTTTGCTTTTTCAAAATTAGTTTTATCAAAAAAGGGTGTAGGTCACATTACAATTACTAAAGAAGATCAAAAACCTTGAAAATACTCATATGAACAAATTAAATCAGCTTTAGGAACAATGAGTGGAATTGATGAAATTAAAATTTGAGTTTTAGTTATTGAACTTGATGATGAAATTAAAGTATCAATTAGAAGTAGAGATTTTGAAATTGATAAAGTAGCTAATAAATATGATGGTGGTGGACACAAATTAGCTAGTGGATGTAAATTAAAAACGCTATCAGACATAACTAAACTTGTTAAAGATTTAGACGCAGTTATTACAAAAGGCAGTAAGTAG
- a CDS encoding GNAT family N-acetyltransferase, producing the protein MKLKVVRPQWEHIEEILKALEDFKKYPNDIIDNIQGSSDILSFYRIEDWLEFVQKGVGNPGWMPFYQYIAIDDENKVIGFINLRLKLNEYLLNFGGHIGYGVVPSLRKRGYATEMLKQTIKIAKKEGINEILITCLESNIASEKVILNNGGVYEDSRSNGDKTLKRFWIK; encoded by the coding sequence ATGAAACTTAAAGTTGTTAGGCCTCAATGAGAGCATATAGAAGAAATTTTAAAAGCTTTAGAAGATTTTAAAAAGTATCCAAACGATATTATTGATAACATTCAAGGTTCTTCAGATATACTTTCATTCTATAGAATTGAGGATTGATTAGAGTTTGTTCAAAAAGGTGTTGGAAACCCTGGGTGGATGCCTTTTTATCAGTATATTGCTATAGATGATGAAAATAAAGTTATAGGTTTCATTAATTTAAGACTTAAACTTAATGAGTATCTTTTAAATTTTGGTGGGCATATAGGTTATGGTGTAGTTCCTTCTCTCAGAAAAAGAGGGTATGCTACAGAAATGCTAAAACAAACCATAAAAATAGCCAAAAAAGAAGGAATAAATGAAATTTTAATAACTTGTTTAGAATCTAATATTGCTTCTGAAAAAGTTATTTTAAACAACGGTGGAGTTTATGAAGATTCCAGATCTAATGGAGACAAGACCCTTAAAAGGTTTTGAATAAAATAA
- a CDS encoding ABC transporter permease → MFKKIDTFNFKKQSSIFKNLTLLVYKSFIKEPRSIIFMLIVPIFFSVMFFFIFKEKSGQYAGSLLLNYALLPCLTVLTSLTPAIVEWKNSVFLKRIDITGVKKSMFIASIWLVYLLAGLFFYILVFSFNLVFSIAVLGTNNSNSLLQSFKTINFGYLLLAIILICATSIALATLFGGIANSSGSIQGVVMMVYFFSIFLSGVMLPADSLYSNKGIVIFTYFIPHKYPVFLYMYALDSERWLSSVSGSQGIVKSFTSSWQPIVGSLAILAGLFTLTTFTFKWTAKR, encoded by the coding sequence ATGTTTAAAAAAATCGATACATTTAATTTTAAAAAACAATCAAGCATATTTAAAAATTTAACATTGCTAGTTTATAAATCATTTATTAAAGAACCAAGAAGTATTATTTTTATGCTTATTGTTCCAATATTTTTCTCAGTTATGTTTTTCTTTATATTTAAAGAAAAATCTGGACAATACGCTGGTTCTTTATTGTTAAACTATGCATTATTACCATGTTTAACTGTATTAACATCACTAACTCCAGCAATAGTTGAATGGAAAAACTCTGTGTTCTTAAAAAGAATAGATATAACTGGAGTTAAAAAAAGTATGTTTATTGCATCGATCTGACTTGTATATTTATTAGCTGGATTATTTTTTTACATTTTAGTTTTCAGTTTTAATTTAGTTTTCAGTATTGCTGTTTTAGGAACAAACAATAGTAACTCTCTTCTGCAATCTTTTAAAACTATAAATTTTGGTTATTTATTATTAGCTATTATTTTAATTTGTGCAACATCTATTGCATTGGCAACATTATTTGGCGGAATTGCAAACTCATCTGGTTCAATTCAAGGTGTAGTTATGATGGTTTATTTCTTTAGTATTTTCTTATCAGGAGTTATGTTACCTGCGGATTCTTTATATTCAAACAAAGGAATAGTTATATTTACATACTTTATTCCACATAAATATCCTGTTTTCCTATATATGTATGCTTTAGATTCAGAAAGATGACTAAGTTCTGTTTCAGGATCACAAGGAATAGTTAAAAGTTTTACATCAAGCTGACAACCAATAGTAGGTTCATTAGCAATTCTTGCAGGATTATTTACACTGACAACATTCACATTTAAGTGAACTGCAAAAAGATAA
- a CDS encoding HD domain-containing protein: MEKVFRDSVHGDIFIHDEIFMEIINTPEMQRLRRILQLGGAQFAYAGASHTRFTHCIGVYHIISQFLQSPDFIKISEKDKKNVLLAGLMHDIGHGPFSHTFEKISKRSHEEYSADIIRNPKGNISKILKKHKVDPEDIVAILEGKHSNKILNSLVSSQLDADRIDYLMRDSYHCGVNYASLDTEFLIRSVRIVDDKIVFPKKTIHAIESYLLGRYHMYKQVYEHKISTGFDVTLISWFERIVDLNKKGYDFKDQRINNYFSYIFNGQNIPIDLYLILDDFTMFDIMKSCQKENDHILSDLSDRLINRNFLKLKEADEFKIREIKTLLKEQGKETKYYFIEPKFKKPSIYRDGEIDGKDQTIHIVDKNNTVKSLTKFSLLANTVKYIEDEKTIKKYFFPKEVM, translated from the coding sequence ATGGAAAAAGTTTTTAGAGATAGTGTGCATGGTGATATTTTTATTCATGATGAAATTTTTATGGAAATAATTAATACTCCAGAAATGCAACGTTTAAGAAGAATACTTCAACTAGGTGGTGCTCAATTTGCTTATGCAGGAGCATCACATACAAGATTTACACATTGTATTGGTGTTTATCATATAATTTCGCAATTTCTTCAATCACCAGATTTTATTAAAATATCTGAAAAAGATAAAAAAAATGTTTTACTAGCTGGATTAATGCATGATATTGGTCATGGACCATTTTCTCATACATTTGAAAAAATAAGCAAAAGAAGCCATGAAGAGTATAGTGCTGATATAATTAGAAATCCAAAAGGAAATATTTCGAAAATATTAAAAAAACATAAAGTTGATCCAGAAGATATAGTTGCTATATTAGAAGGAAAACATTCAAATAAAATTTTAAATTCTTTAGTAAGTAGTCAATTAGATGCAGATAGAATTGACTACTTAATGAGAGATTCATACCACTGTGGTGTTAATTATGCTTCGTTAGACACGGAATTTTTAATTAGAAGTGTTAGAATTGTGGATGATAAGATTGTTTTCCCCAAAAAAACGATTCACGCAATTGAATCTTATTTACTTGGAAGATATCATATGTACAAACAAGTTTATGAGCATAAAATATCAACAGGGTTTGATGTAACTCTTATAAGTTGATTTGAAAGAATAGTTGATTTAAACAAAAAAGGATATGACTTTAAGGACCAAAGAATAAATAATTATTTTAGTTATATTTTTAATGGACAAAATATCCCAATAGATTTATACTTAATTTTAGATGATTTTACAATGTTTGATATCATGAAAAGTTGTCAGAAAGAAAACGATCACATTCTTAGTGATTTATCAGACAGATTAATAAATAGAAATTTCCTAAAACTAAAAGAAGCTGATGAATTTAAAATAAGGGAAATTAAAACTTTATTAAAAGAACAAGGCAAGGAAACTAAATACTACTTTATTGAACCAAAATTCAAAAAACCAAGTATTTATAGGGACGGCGAAATTGATGGCAAAGATCAGACTATTCATATAGTTGATAAAAACAATACTGTAAAATCATTAACTAAATTTAGTTTATTAGCTAATACAGTAAAATATATTGAAGATGAAAAAACAATTAAAAAATACTTTTTCCCAAAAGAAGTAATGTAA
- a CDS encoding L-threonylcarbamoyladenylate synthase, which produces MLSKDQIFRASQQLKKNEVIILPTDTIYGLSAAWNIKNEIKINEIKKANLEKPLIVLISDINQLDILNIQKNEYCELLFEKSTTVIFKTVNGSENIGVRLIVREDIKAILDLIGPIFSTSVNKHGDKPINSKEELENFNKNIKVYFDQEISNTKASRIFNSVTKVWVR; this is translated from the coding sequence ATGTTAAGTAAGGATCAAATTTTTAGAGCAAGCCAACAGTTAAAAAAAAATGAAGTTATTATTTTGCCAACTGACACAATATATGGTCTATCTGCTGCTTGAAATATAAAAAATGAAATAAAAATTAATGAAATAAAAAAAGCTAATTTAGAAAAACCATTAATTGTTTTAATTTCTGACATCAATCAGCTTGATATTTTAAATATTCAAAAAAATGAATATTGTGAGCTATTATTTGAAAAATCAACAACAGTCATTTTCAAAACAGTTAATGGGTCAGAAAATATCGGCGTTAGATTAATTGTGAGAGAAGATATAAAAGCTATTTTAGATTTAATTGGGCCAATATTTTCTACAAGTGTTAATAAGCATGGTGATAAACCAATAAATTCAAAGGAAGAATTGGAAAACTTTAATAAAAATATTAAAGTTTATTTTGATCAAGAAATATCAAATACTAAAGCATCAAGAATATTCAATTCTGTTACAAAAGTATGAGTTCGATAA
- a CDS encoding thymidine kinase, whose translation MIPNRDTIEQKQLGWVELITGCMFAGKTEEFIKRLRRHAFAKRNVIAFKPVIDTRYAVNEVASHAGTLLASIPVNSTKELKEKLESKILEKKVDVVGIDEIQFFDEEVVDYIEELADRGIIVIVTGLDKDFRSQPFKNVDRILPLAEMVDKLTAICQKCGNFANRTQRIIDGKPAEWNSPLILVDGNDSYEARCRNCYQIEKG comes from the coding sequence ATGATACCAAATAGAGATACAATTGAACAAAAACAACTAGGATGGGTTGAATTAATTACTGGTTGTATGTTTGCTGGTAAAACAGAAGAATTTATTAAGAGATTACGTAGACATGCATTTGCAAAAAGGAATGTAATTGCTTTTAAACCTGTTATAGACACAAGATATGCAGTTAATGAAGTAGCATCTCACGCAGGCACATTATTAGCGTCTATACCAGTAAATTCCACAAAAGAATTAAAAGAAAAATTAGAATCTAAAATATTGGAAAAAAAAGTTGATGTTGTTGGAATTGATGAAATTCAATTTTTTGATGAAGAAGTAGTTGATTACATTGAAGAACTGGCTGATCGAGGAATTATTGTAATAGTTACTGGTCTAGACAAAGACTTTAGAAGTCAACCATTCAAAAACGTCGATAGAATCTTGCCATTAGCAGAAATGGTTGATAAGTTGACAGCTATTTGTCAAAAATGTGGTAATTTTGCTAATAGAACACAAAGAATCATTGATGGAAAACCAGCTGAATGAAATTCTCCATTAATTTTAGTTGATGGTAATGATAGTTATGAAGCTAGATGTAGAAACTGTTATCAAATAGAGAAGGGGTAA
- the prmC gene encoding peptide chain release factor N(5)-glutamine methyltransferase has product MNKFNIKFVLNLLSKNEKIGKSDAIEIISFVTKIEYSEVLFSLEKELSRKHFRQIIKISKSVAKGKPLAYILGYKIFRGHKIIVNKNTLIPRMETEQIVDFANDFIKTNNSKMNILDLCSGSGCIGVSVALENDKDINKIVFSDISKKALAVTKLNIIKNQLNNKSEIVKSNFLDALITNKNKFNILLCNPPYIDLNDEDVDSSTLKFEPKIALYAKDEGLFFYKKAITNIDVIMKTEEKMLLVFEIGWKQKNDLEMLLQKELGLKYNWKFEKDYFNNWRYLIIKN; this is encoded by the coding sequence GTGAATAAATTTAATATTAAGTTTGTTTTAAATTTACTTTCAAAAAATGAAAAAATTGGTAAATCAGACGCAATTGAAATAATTTCTTTTGTAACCAAAATCGAATATTCAGAAGTTTTATTTTCATTAGAAAAAGAATTATCAAGAAAGCATTTTAGACAAATTATTAAAATTTCAAAAAGTGTAGCTAAAGGGAAACCTTTAGCTTATATTTTAGGCTATAAGATTTTTAGAGGTCACAAAATAATAGTTAATAAAAACACTTTAATACCAAGAATGGAAACTGAGCAAATAGTTGACTTTGCAAATGATTTTATAAAAACTAATAATAGTAAAATGAATATTTTAGATTTATGTTCTGGGTCAGGTTGCATAGGTGTATCTGTTGCACTTGAAAATGATAAAGATATTAATAAAATAGTTTTTTCTGATATTTCAAAAAAAGCATTAGCTGTTACAAAGTTAAACATAATTAAAAATCAATTAAATAATAAATCTGAAATTGTAAAAAGTAATTTTTTAGATGCATTAATAACAAATAAAAATAAATTTAATATTTTGCTTTGTAATCCTCCGTACATAGATTTAAATGATGAAGACGTTGATTCAAGTACACTGAAATTTGAACCAAAAATAGCGCTATATGCAAAAGATGAAGGTTTGTTCTTTTATAAAAAAGCTATAACTAATATTGATGTAATAATGAAAACAGAGGAAAAAATGCTACTTGTATTTGAAATTGGTTGAAAACAAAAAAACGATTTGGAAATGCTCTTACAAAAAGAATTAGGTTTAAAATATAATTGAAAGTTTGAAAAAGACTACTTCAATAATTGAAGATATTTAATAATCAAAAATTAG
- the fba gene encoding class II fructose-1,6-bisphosphate aldolase, protein MTRLYHEKLVNSTAMVKAAHENKYAIGHFNINNLEWTKAILEAAQASNTPVILGTSEGAIKYMGGPITVVGMVNGLLEELNITVPVALHLDHGQSIEMAKKCILAGYSSVMFDGSHLPYEENLAKTKELLIFANEHEISVEAEIGSIGGEEDGVVGNGELGDPTQAAEISKTGISMLAAGIGNIHGKYPEWWTGLSFDTLEELQSACKMPMVLHGGSGIPQDQVEKAISMGISKINVNTELQLAFRDATRKYIEAGKDLDDKTKGFDPRKLLNPGYQALKETFNELTEWFGCKGKA, encoded by the coding sequence ATGACAAGACTATATCATGAAAAATTAGTTAATTCTACAGCTATGGTTAAAGCAGCACACGAAAACAAATATGCAATCGGTCACTTTAACATCAATAACTTAGAATGAACTAAAGCAATCTTAGAAGCAGCTCAAGCTTCAAACACACCAGTTATTTTAGGAACAAGTGAAGGTGCTATTAAATATATGGGTGGACCAATTACTGTTGTAGGAATGGTTAATGGATTATTAGAAGAATTAAACATCACTGTACCAGTTGCATTACACTTAGACCACGGACAATCAATTGAAATGGCTAAAAAATGTATCTTAGCTGGTTACTCATCAGTTATGTTTGATGGATCACACTTGCCATACGAAGAAAATTTAGCAAAAACAAAAGAATTATTAATTTTTGCTAACGAACACGAAATTTCAGTTGAAGCTGAAATCGGTTCAATTGGTGGAGAAGAAGATGGAGTTGTTGGAAACGGTGAATTAGGAGACCCAACTCAAGCAGCAGAAATTTCAAAAACAGGAATTTCAATGTTAGCTGCAGGAATCGGTAATATCCACGGAAAATACCCAGAATGATGAACAGGTTTATCATTTGATACTTTAGAAGAATTACAATCAGCATGTAAAATGCCAATGGTATTACATGGTGGAAGTGGAATACCTCAAGATCAAGTTGAAAAAGCTATTTCAATGGGAATTTCAAAAATTAACGTTAACACTGAATTACAATTAGCATTCAGAGACGCTACAAGAAAATACATTGAAGCTGGAAAAGACTTAGATGACAAAACAAAAGGTTTTGATCCAAGAAAATTATTAAACCCTGGATACCAAGCATTAAAGGAAACTTTTAACGAATTAACAGAATGATTTGGATGTAAAGGAAAAGCTTAA
- a CDS encoding CTP synthase, translating into MAKFVFVTGGVVSGLGKGITASSLGNLLKASGLKVFMQKFDPYLNVDPGTMSPYQHGEVFVTDDGGETDLDLGHYERFIDEKLTRMSSTSAGKIYLETINAERRGDWGGQTIQVVPHITDSIKNKVYQAAKTSGADVIISEIGGTVGDIESQPFIEAIRQIRMEQGKENVVFIHVALLLFLNASKEYKTKPIQMSVKELLSLGIQPDIIVQRTDKHSSKEIKEKISLFCNIPTSNVIDAIDKESIYEVPLEMYEQNLHGLVLEQLQIKTKKTDMKSWTKFCEKIKASNEEFEVTFVGKYIELQDAYLSVIESLKIAGYEFKRKLKINWVQADKLNESNYKEVLQNAKGILVPGGFGDRGIEGMILASKFARENNVPYLGICLGMQIATISMARDWLNLPEANSTEFDHSGAVPIFDFIRGIDVQNLGGTLRLGAFYKTTIKEGTIAEKLYGSREVFERHRHRYEFNNEYKKPLEEKGLVFSGIYEEKQLVEIVELPNHPFFVGSQYHPEFTSRPNKPNPLFKGFVEAIVNNK; encoded by the coding sequence ATGGCAAAATTTGTGTTTGTAACAGGTGGGGTAGTTTCAGGCTTAGGAAAAGGAATTACAGCTAGTTCATTAGGAAACTTATTAAAAGCAAGTGGATTAAAAGTGTTTATGCAAAAATTTGATCCATATTTAAATGTGGACCCAGGAACAATGAGCCCTTATCAACATGGAGAAGTTTTTGTTACTGATGATGGCGGAGAAACAGACTTAGATTTAGGACATTATGAAAGATTTATTGATGAGAAACTAACAAGGATGTCATCAACATCAGCGGGTAAAATTTACTTGGAAACAATTAATGCTGAAAGACGTGGAGATTGAGGAGGCCAAACTATACAAGTTGTTCCTCATATTACTGATTCAATTAAAAATAAAGTTTATCAGGCGGCTAAAACTTCTGGAGCTGATGTTATTATTTCTGAAATTGGTGGTACTGTTGGTGATATTGAATCTCAACCATTTATTGAAGCAATTAGACAAATAAGAATGGAACAAGGGAAAGAAAATGTTGTGTTTATTCATGTAGCATTGCTTTTATTTTTAAATGCGTCAAAAGAATACAAGACGAAACCTATTCAAATGTCTGTAAAAGAACTATTAAGTTTAGGAATTCAACCAGACATTATAGTTCAAAGAACTGATAAGCATTCTTCAAAAGAAATTAAAGAAAAAATATCATTATTTTGTAATATTCCTACAAGCAATGTTATTGATGCTATTGACAAAGAATCAATATATGAAGTTCCATTAGAAATGTATGAACAAAACTTACACGGATTAGTTCTAGAACAATTACAAATTAAAACTAAAAAAACAGATATGAAATCTTGAACAAAATTTTGTGAAAAAATTAAGGCATCAAACGAAGAGTTTGAAGTTACATTTGTAGGAAAATATATTGAATTGCAAGATGCCTATTTATCAGTTATCGAATCTTTAAAAATTGCAGGTTATGAGTTTAAAAGAAAATTAAAAATAAATTGAGTTCAAGCTGACAAATTAAATGAATCAAACTATAAAGAAGTTTTACAAAATGCAAAAGGTATTTTAGTTCCTGGTGGTTTTGGAGACAGAGGGATTGAAGGAATGATTTTAGCATCTAAGTTTGCTAGAGAAAATAATGTACCTTATTTAGGAATTTGTTTAGGAATGCAAATTGCAACTATTTCAATGGCCAGAGATTGGTTAAACTTGCCTGAAGCAAACTCAACTGAATTTGATCATTCAGGTGCTGTACCTATTTTTGATTTCATTAGGGGGATAGATGTTCAAAATTTAGGTGGTACACTGAGATTAGGAGCATTCTATAAAACAACAATTAAAGAAGGAACTATAGCAGAAAAGCTTTATGGAAGTAGAGAAGTTTTTGAAAGACATAGACATAGATATGAATTTAATAATGAATACAAAAAACCATTAGAAGAAAAAGGTTTAGTATTTTCAGGTATCTATGAAGAAAAACAATTAGTAGAAATTGTAGAATTACCAAATCACCCATTTTTTGTCGGAAGTCAATATCACCCAGAGTTTACTTCAAGACCAAATAAACCAAATCCGTTATTTAAAGGATTTGTTGAAGCTATAGTTAATAATAAATAA
- the prfA gene encoding peptide chain release factor 1, which translates to MNPKTYEALETMQKRVEQIDNDLQSEEIVSDVKKMLELNKERANLIEVVEKFIEYKTIIKAISDAKEILGNEKDPEMIELAKMELSENENAVDPIVKIIEELLLPKDPNDDKNVIVEIRGAAGGDEANIFAGDLLRMYKLYAETQNWKITMLDASVSEAGGFSQVSFMVKGDRVYSKLKFESGAHRVQRVPKTEAKGRIQTSTATVAVLPEMSDVEIEIKNSDLRVDTYRSSGAGGQHVNTTDSAVRITHIPTGVVAASQDGRSQHDNKDIAMTMLRARIYEAELEKQQAEADATRKNAVGTGARSEKIRTYNYPQNRVTDHRVGLTLNKLDQVMEGKIDDFIVALVNDEQRQKVEAQIQDSE; encoded by the coding sequence ATGAATCCAAAAACTTATGAAGCATTGGAGACAATGCAAAAAAGGGTTGAACAAATAGATAATGATTTGCAATCAGAAGAAATTGTATCTGATGTTAAAAAAATGTTAGAGCTTAACAAAGAACGCGCGAATTTAATTGAAGTTGTAGAAAAATTTATTGAATATAAAACCATCATTAAAGCCATCTCTGATGCAAAAGAAATTTTAGGTAATGAAAAAGATCCAGAAATGATTGAATTGGCTAAAATGGAATTGTCAGAAAATGAAAATGCTGTAGATCCAATTGTTAAAATAATAGAGGAACTACTTTTACCAAAAGACCCAAATGATGACAAAAATGTTATTGTTGAAATAAGAGGTGCAGCTGGTGGTGATGAAGCAAATATTTTTGCAGGTGACTTATTGAGGATGTACAAATTATATGCTGAAACTCAAAATTGAAAAATAACTATGCTTGATGCAAGTGTGTCAGAAGCTGGTGGTTTTTCACAAGTTTCATTTATGGTTAAAGGTGATAGGGTTTATTCAAAATTAAAATTTGAGTCAGGTGCTCATAGAGTGCAAAGAGTACCCAAAACAGAAGCAAAGGGTAGAATTCAAACATCAACAGCAACTGTTGCTGTTTTACCTGAAATGAGTGATGTTGAAATTGAAATTAAAAACAGTGATTTAAGAGTTGATACATACCGTTCATCTGGTGCTGGTGGTCAACATGTTAATACAACTGATTCAGCTGTTCGTATTACTCATATACCGACTGGTGTAGTAGCAGCTTCTCAAGATGGAAGAAGTCAACATGATAACAAAGATATAGCTATGACCATGTTGAGAGCTAGAATCTATGAAGCAGAGCTTGAAAAACAACAAGCAGAAGCTGATGCAACACGTAAAAACGCAGTGGGGACAGGGGCTAGAAGTGAAAAGATTAGAACATATAATTATCCACAAAACCGTGTAACAGATCATAGAGTAGGTTTAACTTTAAACAAACTTGATCAAGTTATGGAAGGAAAAATTGATGATTTCATAGTTGCATTAGTTAATGACGAACAACGTCAAAAAGTTGAAGCTCAGATACAAGATAGTGAATAA
- the rpmE gene encoding 50S ribosomal protein L31, whose product MPKKDIQPKYFEEAKFVCTTCANEFICGTTKREEMRIDVCSNCHPFFSGAQNFANTTGRVEQFKSKFARKEAINATAQKNSEDQKSKNKENK is encoded by the coding sequence ATGCCAAAAAAAGATATTCAACCAAAATACTTCGAGGAAGCAAAATTTGTTTGTACAACATGTGCTAATGAATTCATTTGTGGAACTACAAAAAGAGAAGAAATGAGAATTGACGTTTGTTCAAACTGTCACCCATTCTTCTCAGGTGCACAAAACTTTGCAAACACTACAGGTCGTGTTGAACAATTTAAATCAAAATTTGCAAGAAAAGAAGCAATTAATGCTACTGCTCAAAAAAATTCTGAAGATCAAAAATCAAAAAACAAAGAAAATAAATAA